A section of the Ornithinimicrobium sufpigmenti genome encodes:
- a CDS encoding GNAT family N-acetyltransferase encodes MTLSLTGRTTTPVNIEAVELRAIQTSDRDPLATAYLAAYPPGVAASNLSDAQQEVDDTFAGEFGTLRHDLTRVATLQGRPVGAILVVEKSIWDPELDGPFIIDLFVHPDVQGMGVGQALLDEAVHACAAAGDATLSLRFGDGTSPAAHALYTRAGFEQH; translated from the coding sequence ATGACGCTGTCCCTAACCGGGCGCACAACTACCCCCGTCAACATCGAGGCTGTCGAGTTGCGCGCGATCCAGACGTCTGATCGCGACCCCCTCGCCACCGCTTACCTCGCGGCATACCCGCCCGGTGTTGCAGCCTCCAACTTGAGCGATGCCCAACAGGAGGTGGACGATACCTTCGCCGGCGAATTCGGGACGCTTCGGCATGACCTCACCCGGGTCGCCACCCTCCAGGGTCGGCCCGTGGGGGCGATCCTGGTGGTCGAAAAGTCGATATGGGATCCAGAGTTGGATGGGCCCTTCATCATCGACCTCTTCGTCCATCCCGACGTACAAGGGATGGGCGTCGGTCAAGCCCTGCTCGACGAAGCGGTCCATGCCTGCGCCGCGGCCGGGGACGCCACCCTTTCACTGCGCTTCGGCGACGGCACTTCGCCGGCAGCCCATGCCCTCTACACCCGAGCAGGGTTCGAGCAGCACTGA